In one Bradyrhizobium sp. 4 genomic region, the following are encoded:
- a CDS encoding sugar ABC transporter ATP-binding protein, whose product MSEPILEMRRVSKSFFSIKALRDVDLTVYAGEIHALMGENGAGKSTLMKILSGAYRPDPGSEIRIDGQPVQISGPLGGRAAGIAIIYQELSLAPNLSVAENIYLGREVSRGGLLAREAMQAGVGPILARLGADFTPQTLVANLSMGQRQLVEIARALHARSRILIMDEPTTALSAGESERLFALIRQLRAEGLAIIYISHRMDEVYALGDRVTVLRDGTLVGSLDKGDIRADTIVRMMVGRDVSSFYKKEHDPRNDPNAWSGAPVLAAVDIADGRRVKGCSLAVHAGEVVGLAGLVGAGRTELAHLIIGAAPMVSGHVEIEGRAVSIRTPGEALDAGIAYLTEDRKALGLFLDMSCLDNINLAVLGRDAKFGGILDRDKARDRAKRAFAGLGIRAANVGVPAGGLSGGNQQKVLLSRLLAIGPKILILDEPTRGVDVGAKSEIYSIIDNLAKSGTAVLVISSDLPEIIGICDRVIVMRAGHIAGQIRRDATSPLSQEEIMALATGTEQLDA is encoded by the coding sequence ATGAGCGAGCCCATCCTCGAGATGCGCCGGGTCTCTAAATCGTTCTTCAGCATCAAAGCGCTGCGCGATGTCGACCTCACCGTCTACGCGGGCGAGATCCACGCCTTGATGGGCGAGAACGGCGCCGGCAAATCCACCCTGATGAAGATCCTGTCGGGCGCCTACCGGCCGGACCCGGGCAGCGAAATCCGCATCGACGGCCAGCCCGTGCAGATCAGCGGCCCGCTCGGCGGCCGCGCGGCCGGCATCGCGATCATCTATCAGGAACTCTCGCTCGCCCCCAATCTGAGCGTTGCGGAGAATATCTATCTCGGTCGCGAGGTCTCCCGCGGCGGCTTGCTGGCGCGCGAGGCGATGCAGGCCGGCGTCGGTCCGATCCTGGCGCGACTCGGCGCGGATTTCACGCCGCAGACGCTGGTCGCCAATCTTTCGATGGGACAGCGCCAATTGGTCGAGATCGCGCGCGCGCTGCACGCCCGCTCCAGGATCCTGATCATGGACGAGCCGACCACCGCGCTGTCGGCCGGTGAGAGCGAAAGGCTGTTCGCGCTGATCCGCCAGCTGCGCGCCGAAGGTCTCGCCATCATCTACATCTCGCATCGCATGGACGAGGTCTATGCGCTCGGCGATCGCGTCACGGTGCTGCGCGATGGCACGCTGGTCGGTTCGCTCGACAAGGGCGACATCCGCGCCGACACCATCGTCCGGATGATGGTGGGACGCGACGTCTCCTCCTTCTACAAGAAGGAGCATGATCCCAGGAACGATCCCAACGCGTGGTCGGGAGCTCCCGTGCTTGCGGCCGTCGACATCGCCGACGGCAGGCGCGTCAAGGGATGTTCACTGGCGGTGCATGCGGGCGAGGTCGTCGGCCTTGCCGGCCTGGTCGGCGCCGGCCGCACCGAGCTTGCGCACCTCATCATCGGCGCCGCGCCGATGGTGTCGGGCCATGTCGAGATCGAGGGGCGGGCGGTCTCCATCCGCACGCCGGGCGAGGCGCTGGACGCCGGCATTGCCTATCTCACCGAGGACAGGAAGGCGCTCGGCCTGTTCCTCGACATGTCCTGTCTCGACAACATCAATCTCGCGGTGCTGGGCCGCGACGCGAAATTCGGCGGCATCCTCGACCGCGACAAGGCCCGTGACCGCGCCAAGCGCGCGTTCGCGGGGCTCGGCATCCGTGCTGCGAATGTCGGTGTTCCCGCCGGCGGGCTCTCCGGCGGCAACCAGCAGAAAGTGCTGCTGTCGCGGCTGCTCGCGATCGGCCCGAAGATCCTGATCCTCGACGAGCCGACGCGCGGCGTCGACGTCGGGGCCAAGTCCGAGATCTATTCGATCATCGACAATCTCGCGAAGTCGGGCACCGCGGTTCTCGTCATTTCGTCCGACCTGCCCGAGATCATCGGCATCTGCGACCGCGTCATCGTGATGCGCGCGGGACATATCGCCGGGCAGATCCGGCGCGACGCGACATCGCCGCTCAGTCAGGAGGAGATCATGGCCCTCGCCACTGGAACGGAGCAGCTCGATGCCTGA
- a CDS encoding ribose ABC transporter permease, which translates to MPENGASAKAAPVASGLAAAQETKRQRTRMIIRAVGMLPVLLLLCIGFHVLSDGRFFTGQNIGIVVQQSAVNTVLAAGMTFVILTGGIDLSVGSILAASAMAGLIISKFPDLGVLWLPAAVLTGAVFGVLNGGLIALLRLPPFIVTLGSLTAVRGAARLLGADTTVFNPSIPYAFIGNGALTLIPGVLSIPWLWVIALLVILVSWLVLKRTVLGVHIYAVGGNESAARLAGIKVWAVLIFVYGVSGLLAGLGGAMQAARLYAANGLQLGQSYELDAITAVILGGTSFVGGIGSIWGTLVGALIIAVLSNGLILIGVSDVWQYVIKGLVIIGAVALDRYRLQGSART; encoded by the coding sequence ATGCCTGAGAACGGCGCTTCCGCGAAAGCGGCCCCCGTGGCGTCCGGTCTTGCCGCCGCGCAGGAGACGAAGCGGCAGCGGACGCGGATGATCATTCGCGCGGTCGGCATGCTGCCGGTGCTGCTGTTGCTGTGCATCGGCTTTCACGTGCTGTCGGACGGCCGCTTCTTCACCGGCCAGAACATCGGCATCGTGGTGCAGCAATCCGCGGTCAATACCGTCCTGGCCGCAGGCATGACCTTCGTCATCCTCACCGGCGGCATCGACCTCTCGGTCGGCTCCATCCTGGCGGCATCGGCGATGGCCGGGCTGATCATCTCCAAATTCCCCGATCTCGGGGTGCTGTGGTTGCCGGCCGCGGTGCTCACCGGTGCGGTCTTCGGCGTTCTCAATGGCGGCTTGATCGCGCTGTTGCGCCTGCCGCCCTTCATCGTCACGCTGGGATCATTGACCGCCGTGCGCGGCGCGGCGCGGCTGCTCGGCGCCGACACCACCGTGTTCAATCCGTCGATCCCCTATGCCTTCATCGGCAACGGCGCCTTGACCCTCATTCCCGGCGTGTTGTCGATTCCCTGGCTCTGGGTGATTGCGTTGCTGGTCATCCTGGTGTCGTGGCTGGTGCTCAAGCGCACCGTGCTCGGGGTGCACATCTACGCGGTCGGTGGCAACGAGAGCGCCGCGCGACTCGCCGGCATCAAGGTCTGGGCCGTGCTGATCTTCGTCTACGGCGTGTCGGGCCTGCTCGCCGGTCTCGGCGGCGCGATGCAGGCGGCGCGGCTCTATGCCGCCAATGGCCTGCAACTCGGCCAATCCTACGAGCTCGACGCCATCACCGCCGTGATCCTGGGGGGCACATCCTTCGTCGGCGGCATCGGCTCGATCTGGGGAACGCTGGTCGGCGCGCTGATCATTGCGGTGTTGTCGAACGGCCTGATCCTGATCGGCGTGTCCGACGTCTGGCAATATGTGATCAAGGGTCTGGTGATCATCGGCGCGGTCGCACTGGACCGCTATCGGCTGCAGGGCTCGGCCCGCACTTGA
- a CDS encoding ABC transporter substrate-binding protein, with amino-acid sequence MLKSISFAGAAMALVLSSAPSGAKELKSIGVSLGSLGNPFFVALSKGAEFEAKKTNPNVKITTVGFEYDLGKQVTQIDNFIAAGVDLILLNPGDPKAVGPAIKKAQAAGIVVVAVDTAAEGADATVTTNNVQAGEISCQYIVDKLGGKGDVIIENGPQVSAVIDRVVGCKNVLGKNPGIKVLSNDQDGKGSREGGLTVAQGYLTRFAKIDAIFAINDPQAIGTDLAARQQQRTGIVITAVDGAPDIEAALKDPQATQIQASASQDPFFMARRAVQVGVNILNGQKPASTVELLPSKLVTRDNVGEYKGWTSDRSQ; translated from the coding sequence ATGTTGAAGTCGATCTCGTTTGCCGGCGCCGCGATGGCGCTCGTCCTGAGCTCCGCGCCGTCCGGCGCCAAGGAGCTCAAGTCGATCGGCGTTTCGCTGGGTTCGCTCGGCAATCCGTTCTTCGTCGCGTTGTCGAAGGGCGCCGAGTTCGAGGCCAAGAAGACCAACCCCAACGTGAAGATCACCACCGTCGGCTTCGAATATGATCTCGGCAAGCAGGTCACCCAGATCGACAATTTCATTGCCGCGGGCGTCGACCTGATCCTGCTCAATCCCGGCGATCCCAAGGCGGTCGGCCCGGCGATCAAGAAGGCGCAGGCCGCCGGCATCGTCGTCGTCGCCGTCGACACCGCGGCCGAAGGCGCCGACGCCACGGTGACCACCAACAACGTCCAGGCCGGCGAGATCTCCTGCCAGTACATCGTCGACAAGCTCGGGGGCAAGGGCGACGTCATCATCGAGAACGGCCCGCAAGTTTCCGCGGTGATCGACCGCGTCGTCGGCTGCAAGAACGTGCTCGGCAAGAATCCCGGCATCAAGGTCCTGTCCAACGACCAGGACGGCAAGGGCTCGCGCGAAGGCGGCCTCACGGTGGCGCAGGGCTATCTGACCCGCTTCGCCAAGATCGACGCCATCTTCGCCATCAACGATCCGCAGGCGATCGGCACCGACCTTGCGGCGCGCCAGCAGCAGCGCACCGGCATCGTCATCACCGCGGTCGACGGCGCACCCGATATCGAAGCAGCGCTCAAGGACCCGCAGGCGACGCAGATCCAGGCCTCCGCCTCGCAGGACCCGTTCTTCATGGCCCGCCGCGCCGTGCAGGTCGGCGTCAACATTCTCAACGGCCAGAAGCCGGCGTCCACAGTCGAGCTGCTGCCGTCGAAACTCGTGACGCGCGACAATGTCGGCGAGTACAAGGGCTGGACCTCGGACCGCTCGCAGTAG